One window from the genome of Bufo bufo chromosome 4, aBufBuf1.1, whole genome shotgun sequence encodes:
- the MOGAT1 gene encoding 2-acylglycerol O-acyltransferase 1, whose product MMKVEFAPLNIPLVRRIQTLAVVQWVFSFILLAQCCVGLFLLLVLARFWLLVALYVLWLYLDWETPQTGGRRCEWVRNWTVWRHFKDYFPIKIIKTADLDPQHNYLLGFHPHGVLVAGAFGNFCTNYTGFKELFPGLTPYLHILPFWFRCPFFREYIMCVGLVSASKKSVTHVLSRQEGGNAAIIVIGGAEESLDAHPGNLTLHILKRKGFIKVALKRGAHLVPVFSFGENELFFQVPNPKGSLLRAVQERLQKIMGFALPLFHARGIFQYSFGLLPFRKPIHTVVGKPIPVVQTSNPTQEEIEKLHQKYLNALQELFEENKEKYGIPEHKSLIFT is encoded by the exons ATGATGAAAGTGGAGTTTGCACCTCTAAACATCCCATTGGTCAGGAGGATCCAAACCTTAGCTGTGGTACAGTGGGTTTTCTCATTTATACTGCTGG CACAATGCTGTGTGGGACTGTTCCTCTTGTTGGTTCTTGCACGATTTTGGCTCCTGGTGGCACTCTATGTCCTCTGGCTGTACCTTGACTGGGAGACCCCACAGACTGGAGGCCGCAGGTGCGAATGGGTACGAAACTGGACAGTCTGGAGGCACTTCAAGGATTATTTTCCAATAAAG ATAATCAAGACAGCTGATTTAGATCCCCAGCACAATTATCTCTTAGGCTTCCATCCTCATGGTGTCCTTGTTGCTGGGGCCTTTGGAAACTTTTGCACCAACTACACTGGATTTAAGGAGCTTTTTCCAGGCTTGACCCCTTACCTGCACATCCTCCCCTTCTGGTTCCGATGCCCCTTCTTCAGGGAGTATATCATGTGTGTGG GTCTGGTGTCTGCATCCAAAAAGAGCGTGACACATGTACTAAGCAGACAGGAGGGAGGAAATGCTGCAattatagtcattggtggtgcTGAAGAATCATTGGACGCCCACCCTGGAAACCTGACCCTCCACATCCTGAAGAGGAAAGGATTCATCAAAGTGGCATTGAAAAGAGG TGCACATTTGGTGCCCGTGTTCTCATTTGGAGAGAATGAGCTGTTTTTCCAGGTACCAAACCCAAAAGGATCTTTGCTGCGTGCAGTCCAAGAGAGGCTGCAGAAAATAATGGGCTTTGCTCTACCCCTCTTCCACGCACGTGGGATCTTCCAGTACAGCTTTGGACTGCTGCCTTTCAGAAAGCCCATTCACACAGTGG TGGGTAAACCCATCCCAGTGGTGCAAACTTCAAACCCCACACAAGAAGAAATCGAAAAGCTGCATCAAAAGTACCTGAATGCGCTTCAGGAACTTTTTGAGGAGAACAAGGAGAAGTATGGTATCCCAGAGCATAAAAGTCTCATCTTCACTTGA